A genome region from Paramisgurnus dabryanus chromosome 12, PD_genome_1.1, whole genome shotgun sequence includes the following:
- the tatdn3 gene encoding putative deoxyribonuclease tatdn3: MARGFIDCHCHMSANEFTQDLDDVILRAKKAGVKALVAVTEGAGEFEKVIQLSKVYPGFVFPCFGIHPLQGSGQDLHSVKIQDLEPSLSLFQKYRDDIVAVGEIGLDFTPWFVQTTQERDEQIKVFIKQLEISKELDLPVNVHSRSAAKVTITTMKEQGIRQALLHNFAGKPSVAMEGVQAGFCFSFPPAVVRNEQRAKLIKQIPLERICLETDSPALGLDKDVRNEPQNIMIGCEYIAKLKGVSLDRVMEVTTQNAFRLFPKLKA, translated from the exons GATTTGGATGATGTAATACTGAGAGCCAAAAAG gCTGGAGTAAAAGCTCTGGTTGCAGTTACAGAGGGAGCCGGTGAATTTGAGAAAGTTATTCAACTGTCAAAGGT gtATCCTGGATTTGTCTTCCCTTGTTTTGGCATTCATCCCCTTCAAGGATCTGGGCAAGACTTGCATAGTGTCAAGATCCAG GACTTGGAGCCATCTCTTTCTTTGTTCCAGAAGTATAGAGATGATATTGTTGCAGTGGGGGAG ATTGGTCTTGACTTTACCCCCTGGTTTGTTCAAACCACTCAAGAGCGTGATGAACAGATAAAAGTCTTTATAAAACAACTTGAAATATCTAAAGAACTGGATTTGCCAGT GAATGTACATTCCCGTTCTGCAGCTAAGGTTACCATAACCACAATGAAAGAACAAG GGATAAGACAAGCATTATTACATAATTTTGCTGGAAAGCCATCAGTTGCCATGGAAGGGGTTCAGGCTGGATTCTGCTTCTCCTTTCCGCCTGCGGTTGTCAGAAATGAACAG AGAGCAAAATTAATCAAACAAATTCCACTGGAACGTATTTGCCTTGAGACCGACTCACCAGCTTTGGGACTTGACAAAGAT GTTAGAAATGAGCCACAAAACATAATGATCGGCTGCGAATACATTGCGAAACTGAAGGGAGTCTCTTTAGATAGAGTCATGGAGGTTACAACCCAAAATGCCTTTCGATTGTTTCCAAAGTTAAAAGCCTAA
- the spata45 gene encoding spermatogenesis-associated protein 45, with product MSKSKQDKLYELNMRRETWCGVETTSKFWNLPERRHFRCHLQDTHGSSSTPEQRSSWMQSNNTRHPERRHFEESYESHLV from the exons atgtcaaaaTCAAAGCAAGATAAACTGTACGAGTTAAATATGCGCAGAGAGACCTGGTGTGGCGTGGAAACAACCAGTAAGTTCTGGAATCTACCTGAAAGAAGACACTTCCGGTGTCACCTCCAGGATACCCATGGCTCAAGTTCGACTCCCGAGCAACGATCGTCGTggatgcagagcaacaacaccAGACATCCAGAGAGGAGACACTTTGAAGAAAGCT aTGAATCTCATCTGGTATGA
- the flvcr1 gene encoding heme transporter FLVCR1: MVAGELLQEQHILPDKTPGGSVTACETPDGGNTEHYKTLSNGSVHITLDPKVLEQELPAPDEKDAMLPDDQNKPLETKRYLSRFAVLAVFSLYSLVNAFQWIQYGIIANIFTNYYNVSDVMVDWLSVVYMVAYVPLIFPATWLLDKKGLRMTALLGAGLNAVGAWVKCASVGPNLFWVTMTAQIICSVAQVFILGLPSRIASVWFGPSEVSTACATAVLGNQLGVAIGFLLPPVLVPNTADDKELMGHNISIMFYGTAAISTLLFFLTVFVIKDKPPLPPSKAQAVLCGIPDEDYSYKKSIINLFKNKPFILLLISYGIMTGTFYSVSTLLNRMIITHYPGEELNAGRIGLTLVVAGMVGSILCGLWLDRTKTYKMTTLIVYILSFVGMVVFTFTLDLGYLLVIFINAGVLGFFMTGYLPIGFEFGVEITYPESEGTSSGLLNAFAQVFGIIFTLIQGQLITDYNPLIGNIFLCAWTFLGIILTALIKSDLKRHNINVGNTDKGQAVPEEKEPCAAKLESSLPHDTSL, from the exons ATGGTAGCGGGAGAGTTGCTTCAAGAACAACATATTTTGCCCGACAAAACACCTGGCGGGAgtgtcactgcctgcgagacgCCTGATGGAGGAAATACAGAACACTACAAGACGCTTTCCAATGGCTCCGTTCATATAACTTTGGATCCAAAGGTGCTGGAGCAGGAGCTTCCAGCACCGGATGAAAAAGACGCGATGCTACCCGACGACCAGAATAAACCTTTGGAAACCAAACGGTACTTGTCGAGGTTCGCTGTACTGGCGGTGTTCAGCCTTTATTCGCTCGTCAACGCCTTTCAGTGGATCCAATACGGCATCATCGCAAACATCTTCACGAACTATTATAATGTATCAGACGTGATGGTTGACTGGCTCTCCGTGGTCTATATGGTCGCGTACGTGCCCTTGATCTTCCCCGCTACATGGCTGTTGGATAAAAAGGGACTGAGGATGACAGCGTTATTAGGGGCCGGGCTGAATGCAGTGGGGGCTTGGGTGAAATGCGCCAGCGTGGGTCCTAATCTCTTTTGGGTCACCATGACCGCACAGATTATATGTTCTGTGGCACAGGTGTTTATTTTGGGACTCCCCTCCAGAATCGCATCGGTGTGGTTCGGGCCCAGTGAAGTTTCCACGGCGTGTGCCACTGCTGTGTTAGGCAATCAG CTTGGTGTGGCTATTGGTTTCCTGCTGCCACCTGTTCTGGTTCCCAATACTGCAGATGACAAAGAGCTCATGGGCCACAACATCAGCATAATGTTTTATGGGACAGCTGCAATTTCAACTCTGCTCTTCTTTTTAACTGTATTTG TCATTAAGGACAAACCTCCACTTCCACCCAGCAAGGCCCAAGCTGTACTCTGCGGAATACCTGATGAAGATTATTCATACAAGAAGTCCATCATCAACCTCTTCAAGAACAAGCCATTCATTCTGCTTCTCATTTCTTATG GCATTATGACGGGCACATTCTACTCCGTATCTACCCTCTTAAATCGAATGATAATTACTCACTATCCG GGTGAAGAGTTAAATGCTGGTAGAATTGGCTTGACTTTGGTGGTGGCTGGAATGGTTGGCTCAATACTCTGTGGACTCTGGCTGGATCGTACTAAAACTTATAA AATGACCACATTGATCGTCTACATCTTGTCCTTCGTTGGAATGGTCGTGTTCACATTCACTCTGGATTTGGGATATTTGCTTGTGATCTTCATAAATGCTGGAGTTCTCGG GTTTTTTATGACCGGTTATCTTCCCATTGGCTTTGAGTTTGGGGTCGAAATCACCTACCCGGAGTCTGAGGGCACGTCCTCTGGTCTTCTGAATGCATTCGCACAG GTTTTTGGGATTATTTTTACTCTCATCCAAGGACAGCTCATCACCGATTACAACCCACTCatcggaaacattttcttgtgcgCTTGGACCTTCCTAGGCATCATTCTAACAG CTTTGATTAAATCAGACCTCAAAAGGCACAACATCAATGTGGGCAACACTGACAAAGGGCAAGCA